One Mangrovimonas cancribranchiae DNA segment encodes these proteins:
- a CDS encoding nuclear transport factor 2 family protein, which produces MKTRLTLAMVIIFAIIITSCKEKEKKTEVEEIKIDLLNDDFSEAKQEIRATLDSISQSVKDGDLDKLISFHAYSPKFTEFKNGEIRNGAKENEELERSVFGSVTEILKFNMNDTKIAVYGDVANVTTHTDFHLKFGEDSAIINDQMTLLFLKTDNGWRIVHEHHSPLNKLDK; this is translated from the coding sequence ATGAAGACTAGATTAACTTTAGCAATGGTTATCATTTTTGCAATTATAATAACCAGCTGTAAAGAAAAAGAGAAAAAAACAGAAGTAGAAGAAATAAAAATAGACCTTTTAAACGATGACTTTTCAGAAGCCAAACAGGAAATAAGGGCGACTCTAGATAGCATTAGTCAAAGTGTAAAAGATGGTGATCTCGACAAATTAATCTCGTTTCATGCCTATAGTCCTAAGTTTACTGAATTTAAAAATGGGGAAATTAGAAATGGAGCAAAAGAAAACGAAGAACTTGAAAGAAGTGTTTTTGGCTCGGTAACAGAAATCTTAAAATTTAATATGAACGATACAAAAATCGCTGTCTACGGAGATGTTGCCAATGTAACAACTCATACAGATTTTCATCTTAAATTTGGAGAAGACTCAGCAATTATTAACGATCAAATGACTTTGTTATTTTTAAAAACAGATAATGGTTGGAGAATTGTTCATGAACACCACTCACCTCTTAATAAATTAGATAAATAA